CCCAGTTTCTTTGCAACATCACCAATGGATAGGCCTGGATGTTCTCCTTTGATTTTTGGGCGATACtcagaacaaaacaagaaaaaggccGAAGGAGGCCTCTTGGGTGCATTGGGATCCTTgaacttcttttttgtttccccTTTAGGGGgaatataagttttcatttctctttcataatGGGCCTTGTCAGCCTTTGCCATGTcttcaaattttcctttctctttagcaGACATGGTCTTCCACCTTTCTGAGCACTTCTTAGAAAACTCTGAGAAGTTGACTGAAGCATCTGGGTGCTTCTTCTTGTGCTCCTCCCGGCAAGTTTGCACAAAGAATGCATATGATGACATTTTGCCTCTCGGCTTCTTAGGATCTCCTTTGCCCATGGTTAATTATTTTCCTCAGTGAGGCACAGAGTCGCCCAGTGCCCGTCTGGCTCTCACTTGCCCCGGCGCTGTCTCTATGGAGCTCAATGTACTGCAATGGCTGTGAGAGCGGGAGCCAGAAGCAGCGTCCTCACTCTCTCCGCTCTGTAACCTAATAGCTAACCTTTAATAAGAGTTTCCAATGCACCATCCTGCCCAGATGTGgttttttcctttgaagtttgtgaattttattttgtaactttattattatttataataataaagcagTGCTAGGCTTACAACAAAACTAGGAAGGCACATAGATTACTCTAATACCCCTACTCCCCCAAGTGCATAGCCTTCGTCATTATGAATATCACTCACCAGAatggcacattttttttaaatcaagaaagaaCCTAAATTAACATTATAATCACCCAAATTCCAAatcactcttggtgttgtgcaTTCTGAGGTTGAACGCATGTATAATAACATTTATCCATCGTTATTGAATGATATGCAGTATTTTCACTGTTAGACAAATCCTGTGTGCCCTGCCTATCCCTCTCTCTGGCCTTTTACCCCTAAAACTGGCCTTCTATTGCTAGACATCTATCTGGCCTTCTACCACTGATCTTTTTTGTCATCTCCAGAGTTGTGCCTTTTCAGGAATGTCTGTTTTTGCAATATTAAAGTATTTAGCcatttcagattggcttcttccacttagtaatatgaatttcagtttcttccatgccttttcatggcttgatggcTCATTCTTCTTTAGCAGTCACTAATGTTCTATTTtctggatgtaccacaatttatttatccattcatttgctaAAGGACATCTGGTTTCTTCCAAGATTTTttgaattatgaataaagctgctataaacatctgtgtgcggGGTTTTATGTGGATATAAGTTTTCGAGTGAATGCTAAAGAGAACAATTACTGAGTCGCATCACATGCTAAGAGTATGCATgcttttgtaagaaactgctaaatGGCCTTCCGAAGTGGCTAAACCATCTTACATTCCTAGCAttctctttttccacatcctcatgcATGTGGTGTtatcagtgttccagattttggctattctaatagCTGCACAGTGATATCTTGTTGTTTTAattgcattcccctgatgataTATGACATGAAAGATTTTTTCATATGCTATTTGCAGGCTGCATATATTCTTTGTTCAGGTGTCTTTTATGGCCTTTagctcattttaaaatcagttccTTTTCTTATTATTCAATCTTAAGAGTTTGTTGTATATTTTGAAGGGACGGTCCTTAATCAgatatgtattttgcaaatattttctcccattctgtggcttatATTTTCCTCTTGACAGGGTCTTTTACAGaacagtttataatttttttttattgaagtataactaacatacaatgttatattagtttcaggcatgcaATGCATTTTTTTAGGCATAGAACATActgattcaacaagtctatacGTTAGTGTTCACCATGGTAAGTATAGTCACCATATGTTACCAAAAactgttattatattat
This Neovison vison isolate M4711 chromosome 2, ASM_NN_V1, whole genome shotgun sequence DNA region includes the following protein-coding sequences:
- the LOC122898740 gene encoding high mobility group protein B1-like, which produces MGKGDPKKPRGKMSSYAFFVQTCREEHKKKHPDASVNFSEFSKKCSERWKTMSAKEKGKFEDMAKADKAHYEREMKTYIPPKGETKKKFKDPNAPKRPPSAFFLFCSEYRPKIKGEHPGLSIGDVAKKLGEMWNNTAADDKQPYEKKAAKLKEKYEKDIAAYRAKGKPDAAKKGVVKAEKSKKKKKEEEDEEDEEDEEEEEDEEDEDEKEDDDDE